The genomic region CGACGACGCCCCGGTCGGCGAGGAGATCCTGCGAGAGCGTGTAGAGCACCTCGGGCGGCGCGGTATTGAGGTTCACCTTCGTGCTGCCGGCCGGGAGCGCGGTCACGAAACCCTCGAGGCGGGCGAACACCGTCGGCGTGACGTCCTTGACCATGAGGAGCTCGCGCAGGGTGGCGACCGGACCGTTCCGCACGATCACGGGCGGCCGGAGGCCAAGGTAGTACGGTTGCTCGGCCCCCGGGGGCGACGGATACGGCTCATGGTCGCCGTCCAGCCAATCACGGATCGCCGCCAGCACCCGGAGGTCGATGCCGAGGACGGTGAACAGACGCCGGAAGCGGCCGAAGCGTTCCTCGGGATTCGCCCCGACGAGGTCGTTGATGTTGAGGAAGCGCGTCTCGTCGTACACGCGGAAGGTCGCGGTGCCATCGCCGATCGGCAGGGGCGGATAGGGCCGCGCCCAGAAGTCGTCGAGGGCATCGCGGCCCGGCGTGATCATGGCGTCGACGCTCACCAGCGCCTCGCCGACGTTCACGCCGGAGCGGGCGAGATACGTCGCCTGGAGCGCGTTCCGCGCGCCGAGCGCCAGGTGGGTTTCGACCTGCGCCTTGTCGGTCAGCTCGATCACCACGATCGTGAGCAGCGTGATCGTGAGCAGCACCACGAGCAGCGCGATCCCGGAGTCGCCGCCGCCGCTGCGTCGCCCCGGCCGCTTCATCGACCGCCCTCCACCCGCGCTCCCGGCTTCCCGGTTCCACCGCTCGGCGGCTTCCCGGACCGGCCTGCCGCCGCGGCCCCACCCGACACGATGCGATCGGCGAGCGGCAGATCGACGGCGGTCGTGAAGTGGTGGATCGCGCCGGCCGCGTCGTAGAGGGCGAGGTCCACGCGCACCGCCCGCGGCAGGCGCGCGTTCGCCTCCTCGGAGTCCCAGACGTCGAACCAGTCGTGGCCGTCGTAGAACTGGAAGGCGAGGCTCGCGACGTTCTCCACGAACACGGTCGCGCGCGCCGCGTCGAGCGCGCGGCGATCGAGCATGGTCGCCTCGCGCCGGAGCAGGCGACGCGGCATGGCGCCGAGCGGCGGCACGGGCGTCGGGCCGAACGCCGCGAAGAAGTCGTCGGCATCGTCCGCGAGAAGATCGACGCCGCCGCTCCGCCCGCCGCCGCCGTCGGTCGTCACCTTCTCGCCCGACACCGAGGCTCCCGTCCGCCGCTCGCGGCGGAGCCCGCTCCGATCCCGCGCGAAGAAGTAGGCGAGCATCCGCTGGTCGGTGGCGCGCCCGTCGAGCCCGGCCGGACGCGCCGAGAGCGCCGTGAACACCAGGGAGTCGAGCGGCGCCTCGTCGCTCCCGCCCGGCAGCACCCGGAAGATCGCGGTTCCCGGGAGGTTCCGCGGGTAGTAGGCCGACGCGATCTCGTCCGCCATGCGCCCGACAGCCGCCCGCCCGACCCGCGTCACCCCGGCGCGCTCCTCGGCCAGCGCCTTCGAGCGCAGCGTCCGCGAGAACGTCCCGTAGAGCGTCACGGCCACGAGCCCGAAGATCCCGAGCGCGAGCATGATCTCGATCAGCGTGAAGCCGCCGCGTCCGCGCCTCATCGCCGCCGCACCCAGTAGGTCAGGCTGACGTCGTCCCCGGACTCCTCCTCGCCCCGGAAGACGCGGACGCGCACCTCGCGGACGTCGGGAATCGGCGTCGTCACCACCTCGCGCTCCCACCGTAGATCCGGATAGCGCTCCGGATAGGCGTCCTCGAAGTCGCCCTCGGTGAGGCCGAGGTCGGGGAACGGA from Deltaproteobacteria bacterium harbors:
- the gspK gene encoding type II secretion system minor pseudopilin GspK, giving the protein MKRPGRRSGGGDSGIALLVVLLTITLLTIVVIELTDKAQVETHLALGARNALQATYLARSGVNVGEALVSVDAMITPGRDALDDFWARPYPPLPIGDGTATFRVYDETRFLNINDLVGANPEERFGRFRRLFTVLGIDLRVLAAIRDWLDGDHEPYPSPPGAEQPYYLGLRPPVIVRNGPVATLRELLMVKDVTPTVFARLEGFVTALPAGSTKVNLNTAPPEVLYTLSQDLLADRGVVERLIASRGIEPFSTVSEACANVTGLELAIPRCKQGDLITTNGSYFRIVGVGEVGQVRRGITEVVKREGKRVTRVTWTPSNANLALTSLPPSDFLATLPVFGDR
- a CDS encoding prepilin-type N-terminal cleavage/methylation domain-containing protein, whose product is MRRGRGGFTLIEIMLALGIFGLVAVTLYGTFSRTLRSKALAEERAGVTRVGRAAVGRMADEIASAYYPRNLPGTAIFRVLPGGSDEAPLDSLVFTALSARPAGLDGRATDQRMLAYFFARDRSGLRRERRTGASVSGEKVTTDGGGGRSGGVDLLADDADDFFAAFGPTPVPPLGAMPRRLLRREATMLDRRALDAARATVFVENVASLAFQFYDGHDWFDVWDSEEANARLPRAVRVDLALYDAAGAIHHFTTAVDLPLADRIVSGGAAAAGRSGKPPSGGTGKPGARVEGGR